A window of the Brassica napus cultivar Da-Ae chromosome A2, Da-Ae, whole genome shotgun sequence genome harbors these coding sequences:
- the LOC125589112 gene encoding uncharacterized protein LOC125589112, whose protein sequence is MSSTGKFTLSGDASSKKHSEPSGLSVGDPHSKKSKGDVSASSPGLSKPIDTTWDSPGVSTGVSNSKKPDVERAKTSVSSGVRGKSAVSSDVRGKAIVSANVVEVMFFKDVKFGPHEGEVRFRLIHFWEARNVLKKILLGLEMLLIDEEGTVIQGFIPSARIDTYLPHMKAGGIYRLNNFFGSKNKTLYRVAEPSVTLTFSSTSALSVLDNSPVCFPDDRFRFYGYEEFDAACDLKGDLYDYVGHIKLVNGEVPHESLVLDESEIASTRRVLLHVQTHDGPVMKLYLWDKAALDFCEKLKATGGTAKMSVASSSHLAKNFDLYYIVGTGIGALTLSSMTSSRVFMDSDVQATREYLNWLISNSDVANRVDADVVTKTETVTIGELFSYMKQAAAKVAWFECTATVADVVHGSSWYYIGCGVCHTKATKGPTTLMCKKCGKSTIVGVPQFLAKISVYDESDQAFFVLLGDAGQELTGKKAAELVESYFEANESVGDDHMVPVPQALSDTIGQTRKFIVKVSSHNLDGKTQTLTVTKVLQSEAPEVEGELEEDVIVTAAQKTLDDGGAEDDPSMDSNVEKVKRAAENDEAENPKRAKCG, encoded by the exons ATGAGTTCGACCGGAAAATTTACGTTGTCCGGAGATGCGAGTTCGAAGAAACACAGTGAGCCTTCCGGCCTCTCGGTTGGCGATCCCCATTCGAAGAAATCCAAAGGCGATGTGTCTGCCTCTTCTCCCGGTCTGAGCAAGCCCATCGACACGACATGGGACTCTCCCGGCGTCTCCACCGGCGTATCTAACTCGAAGAAACCTGATG TTGAAAGGGCAAAGACAAGTGTATCCTCCGGCGTTAGAGGCAAGTCCGCTGTTTCTTCTGACGTCAGGGGTAAAGCCATTGTCTCCGCCAACGTTGTGGAAGTGATGTTCTTCAAAGATGTGAAATTCGGTCCTCATGAAGGCGAGGTTAGGTTTCGGTTGATCCACTTTTGGGAAGCTCGGAATGTTCTGAAGAAAATTCTTCTCGGACTCGAGATGCTTCTCATTGACGAAGAG GGAACTGTTATCCAGGGCTTCATCCCATCTGCAAGGATCGATACTTATTTGCCACACATGAAAGCGGGTGGCATTTACAGACTCAACAATTTTTTTGGGTCTAAGAATAAGACTCTGTACCGAGTAGCTGAGCCGAGTGTCACTCTCACCTTCTCATCGACATCTGCTCTGTCTGTTCTGGATAACAGTCCAGTGTGTTTCCCTGATGACCGTTTCCGGTTCTATGGATATGAAGAATTTGACGCTGCCTGTGACTTGAAAGGAGATCTCTATG ACTATGTAGGCCACATCAAACTTGTGAATGGTGAGGTTCCCCATGAGAGTCTTGTGCTGGATGAATCCGAGATAGCTTCAACCCGCCGCGTTTTGCTTCATGTTCAAACACATGA TGGCCCCGTGATGAAGCTATACCTATGGGACAAAGCTGCTTTGGACTTCTGTGAAAAATTAAAAGCAACTGGAGGAACTGCAAAA ATGAGCGTAGCCTCTTCATCTCATTTAGCCAAGAATTTTGATCTGTATTACATCGTTGGAACTGGTATAGGTGCCCTAACTCTATCTTCCATGACTTCATCACGGGTATTTATGGACAGTGATGTCCAAGCAACCCGAGAGTATCTCAATTG GTTGATCTCAAACTCGGATGTCGCGAACAGAGTTGATGCAGACGTTGTCACTAAAACTGAAACTGTGACCATAGGCGAACTCTTTTCCTATATGAAGCAAGCAGCTGCCAAG GTTGCTTGGTTTGAGTGTACAGCGACAGTTGCTGATGTTGTGCACGGTTCAAGCTGGTATTACATAGGATGCGGTGTGTGCCACACTAAGGCAACCAAAGGGCCTACCACCCTTATGTGTAAGAAGTGTGGGAAAAGCACTATTGTCGGTGTTCCACA GTTTCTAGCCAAGATTTCTGTGTACGATGAGAGTGACCAGGCTTTTTTTGTTCTCCTTGGTGATGCTGGTCAAGAGTTGACTGGAAAGAAGGCAGCTGAATTGGTTGAGAGCTATTTCGAG GCCAATGAGAGTGTAGGAGATGATCACATGGTTCCAGTTCCTCAAGCGCTGTCTGATACTATAGGACAGACTCGCAAGTTCATTGTGAAGGTATCAAGTCACAATTTGGATGGCAAGACCCAGACTTTGACTGTGACAAAGGTGCTCCAGTCGGAAGCTCCAGAAGTTGAAGGCGAGTTGGAGGAAGATGTGATTGTCACAGCCGCCCAGAAAACTTTGGATGATGGAGGTGCTGAAGATGATCCTTCCATGGACTCTAATGTTGAGAAGGTCAAAAGAGCTGCTGAAAATGATGAAGCAGAGAATCCTAAGCGAGCCAAATGTGGGTAG
- the LOC106418310 gene encoding probable FBD-associated F-box protein At1g32375, whose amino-acid sequence MDRISQLSDTLLLRILSELPTAKDVVETMVLSKRWLPLWKSVPYIDFDDDSYEDIDTGRFSRFVDRSLILHKAPIETLHFKLTKTSTVDDIGVWIEMAVQRHVRDLSINIDCTSSTTPVTVPRSLYTCCGMLVNLNLTSVTLTDASTLPSFSTLKYLFLSFVKYPGEEFVRRLLFSCGVLEHLYVDQCLDDNVTIFTVKVPSLKSAILHKSKDRYIDDEDGFVIDAPSLELLDVYNSTAGFCTIESAMPNIVKANVVVNHGPSEILSAITSVKRLYLCLSYAKDAYPVGSVFPRLVCLTICTSEIECFNLLMCLLRDSPSLKSLKLQVYIFFGIRDQGQRSCWNEPSSVPACLLSSLETFEWVNYEGTEEEKEVVAFILRSGRCLKKVNISSETTDSDKKLEML is encoded by the exons ATGGATAGGATAAGTCAGTTGTCTGATACTCTTCTATTGCGAATACTGTCCGAACTGCCTACCGCTAAAGATGTTGTGGAGACTATGGTTTTGTCAAAACGTTGGCTTCCTCTGTGGAAGTCAGTGCCATATATTGACTTCGACGACGATAGCTATGAAGATATTGATACTGGAAGGTTTTCGCGCTTTGTTGACAGGTCTTTGATTCTGCACAAGGCACCGATTGAAACTTTGCATTTCAAACTGACTAAAACTTCTACTGTCGATGATATTGGAGTATGGATTGAAATGGCTGTTCAACGCCATGTGCGAGACTTGAGTATCAATATCGACTGTACTTCCAGTACAACTCCAGTTACAGTTCCAAGGAGTTTATACACATGCTGTGGAATGCTTGTGAACTTGAATTTAACGAGTGTGACTCTTACGGATGCTTCTACCTTGCCTTCTTTCTCAACCCTCAAATATTTGTTCCTTTCATTTGTGAAGTACCCCGGTGAGGAGTTTGTCAGGAGGCTTTTATTCAGTTGTGGTGTTCTTGAACATTTGTATGTGGACCAATGTCTCGATGACAATGTTACCATTTTCACAGTTAAGGTTCCTTCCCTCAAGAGTGCAATTTTGCATAAATCAAAAGACAGATAcattgatgatgaagatggATTTGTGATAGACGCTCCTTCTTTGGAGCTGTTGGATGTTTATAATAGTACAGCCGGGTTTTGTACCATTGAGAGTGCTATGCCTAATATTGTTAAAGCAAATGTTGTCGTTAATCATGGTCCTTCGGAAATTCTGAGTGCTATTACTTCAGTGAAGCGCCTTTATTTATGTTTATCATACGCAAAG GATGCATATCCTGTTGGTAGTGTCTTCCCCCGTCTTGTGTGTTTAACAATATGCACATCTGAGATAGAATGTTTCAATCTACTTATGTGTCTACTCAGAGATTCCCCTAGTTTAAAATCCCTCAAACTACAGGTATATAT CTTTTTTGGCATTCGGGATCAAGGACAGCGCTCCTGTTGGAATGAACCGAGTTCAGTTCCTGCATGTCTGTTATCGAGTCTTGAAACTTTTGAATGGGTAAACTATGAAGGCAccgaagaagagaaagaagtagTAGCATTCATATTACGAAGTGGAAGATGTTTGAAGAAGGTGAATATCTCCTCGGAAACCACTGACTCCGACAAGAAACTTGAGATGCTTTAG
- the LOC106418301 gene encoding 50S ribosomal protein L6, chloroplastic-like yields MASSFLSCFLPRFLGDRRRLLKVSTTPFAQVGVSAKTTKRKESRIGKQPIAVPSNVTISIQGQDLKVKGPLGELALTYPPEVELTEEDSGFLRVRKTMETRRAKEMHGLFRTLTDNMVVGVSKGFEKTLELKGVGYRAMVQGKELVLNLGFSHPVKIEIPDSLKVKVDKKIIIFGKGEKVKITIVIVSGYDKCEIGQFAATVRKWRPAEPYKRIGVCYSDEIVHRKKGKDRTNK; encoded by the exons ATGGCTTCCTCATTCCTCTCTTGTTTTCTACCTAG GTTCTTAGGCGACAGAAGAAGGCTACTCAAGGTCTCAACCACCCCATTTGCTCAAGTGGGTGTCTCTGCTAAGACCACCAAGCGCAAAGAATCAAGGATAGGAAAGCAGCCAATCGCTGTACCGTCCAATGTTACCATTTCAATACAAGGTCAAGACTTAAAAGTGAAGGGTCCTTTGGGAGAACTCGCTTTAACTTACCCACCAGAAGTTGAGCTTACTGAAGAAGACTCCGGTTTCTTGAGGGTCAGAAAAACCATGGAAACTCGAAGAGCCAAAGAAATGCATGGCCTTTTCAG gaCGCTTACTGACAACATGGTTGTGGGAGTATCAAAGGGGTTTGAGAAAACACTTGAGCTCAAAGGTGTTGGTTATCGTGCGATGGTCCAAGGAAAAGAATTAGTGTTGAATCTCGGGTTTTCTCACCCGGTTAAGATTGAGATACCAGATAGTCTCAAAGTGAAAGTGGATAAGAAGATTATAATTTTTGGAAAAGGTGAAAAAGTTAAGATAACGATAGTCATAGTTAGTGGATATGATAAGTGTGAGATTGGGCAGTTTGCTGCTACGGTAAGGAAATGGAGGCCAGCAGAGCCATACAAGCGTATTGGAGTGTGCTATTCTGATGAGATTGTTCACAGGAAGAAAGGAAAAGACAGAACAAACAAGTGA
- the LOC106389518 gene encoding F-box/FBD/LRR-repeat protein At5g56420-like has protein sequence MDKISELPDALLLQILSLVKTKDRVATSLLSKRWETLWTLVPKLEFHLERGSDSEFVNRSLLLHRAPVLESFSLKVDTFQVSPLDIGIWIRTAVDHGVRELKLDYTANEDPIRLPRSFYTCQTLLVLKLKNANLVGFSSNSSSVCFQSLKILHLLSVTYSDEKSLETILSSCSSLKDLVVECCPNDNVFIFTINVLSLQSLSLNRSAKYYRKNCLGFVINAPSLKYLNIRDYRGSFCLAEDMPELVEANVEVGYDKLDELMGSLTSVKRLSICSTKLNAPCPTTFQQLVHLEICTCKPEWWNLLVCLLTATPKLRVLKLKRTHKDCSKGGCWNEPGSVPDCLLTSLEYFEWRRYKGTKGQSDLVTYILRNSCHLKMVKILTETDDPEEQLEMIKNLAFSPRASITCQVDFD, from the exons ATGGATAAGATAAGCGAGTTACCTGATGCTTTGCTCTTGCAGATACTGTCTTTGGTTAAGACCAAAGACCGTGTAGCCACGAGTCTTCTCTCAAAACGATGGGAGACTCTTTGGACGCTGGTTCCTAAACTTGAGTTCCATCTTGAACGTGGAAGTGACTCAGAGTTCGTTAACCGGTCTTTGCTGTTGCATAGAGCTCCGGTTCTTGAAAGCTTTTCTTTAAAAGTTGACACGTTTCAAGTTAGTCCTCTAGACATTGGGATATGGATTAGAACCGCGGTTGATCACGGTGTTCGTGAGCTAAAACTTGACTATACCGCCAACGAAGATCCTATCAGACTACCTAGGAGCTTTTATACTTGCCAAACACTCCTTGTCCTAAAGCTTAAAAACGCAAATCTTGTCGGTTTTTCTTCCAACTCTTCCTCTGTTTGTTTTCAATCTCTCAAGATCTTACACCTTCTGTCGGTGACATACTCAGATGAGAAGTCTCTTGAAACCATTTTATCAAGCTGTTCTAGTCTCAAAGATCTTGTGGTTGAATGTTGTCCTAACGACAATGTTTTCATTTTCACTATTAACGTTCTTTCACTACAGAGTTTGTCTCTGAATAGATCAGCGAAATATTATCGAAAAAACTGTCTTGGGTTTGTGATTAATGCTCCTTCTTTGAAGTACTTGAACATCAGAGATTATCGCGGCTCCTTTTGTTTGGCTGAAGATATGCCTGAGCTTGTGGAAGCTAATGTTGAAGTTGGTTATGACAAACTTGATGAGCTTATGGGATCTCTTACTTCAGTCAAGCGTCTTtctatatgttcaaccaaactCAAT GCTCCATGTCCTACTACCTTTCAACAACTTGTGCATCTAGAGATATGTACATGTAAACCAGAGTGGTGGAATCTACTTGTGTGTCTGCTCACGGCAACTCCTAAACTACGAGTTCTCAAGCTTAAACGG actCATAAGGACTGTAGCAAAGGAGGGTGTTGGAACGAACCGGGCTCTGTACCGGATTGCCTTTTAACCAGCCTTGAATATTTTGAGTGGAGACGTTACAAAGGAACCAAAGGTCAGAGTGATCTTGTGACTTATATCTTGAGGAATTCTTGTCATTTGAAAATGGTGAAAATCCTCACTGAGACAGATGATCCTGAAGAGCAACTTGAGATGATTAAGAATTTAGCATTCTCCCCTAGAGCATCAATTACATGTCAAGTTGATTTCGACTGA
- the LOC106389510 gene encoding F-box/FBD/LRR-repeat protein At5g56420-like, whose translation MDDYRDRISRLPDDFLLQILSRLPTKDVVAMSLLSKRWRFLWTLVPKLNFDLRLHDNTCPKFTKFVDRSLLLHKAPTLESLRVKIGSICHNADVDVSVWVRIAVDRGVRELDISYCPAEEPIRLPKCLFPCATLVVLKLENMSLVDASSYVCFKSLKTLHLLDVKYFDEQSLPHLLSSCYVLEDLVVQRCPGDNVKIVSVNAACLKTLTLHKSSQAFEGDDDGFLIAAPKLKRLDIEDYWGGFCYIENMPEVVEANVDVIYKTTERILGSLTSVKRLALCLMTSDAAYPTGTVFSQLIHLELCTCAPRWWDLLTRVIEDSPKLRVLKLRQKHIRRTSSPGASWKQPVSLPKGLSLETFKWELYEGTQKQKEVAKFILKHGVRLKKVIVSPKPSSSLLEKHEMLKELSSAPRGSSTCKLLFD comes from the exons atggatgatTACAGAGACAGGATCAGTCGtttaccagacgacttcctcTTACAGATACTCTCACGTCTCCCGACAAAAGATGTCGTGGCGATGAGCCTCTTGTCCAAACGGTGGCGGTTTCTCTGGACACTAGTCCCCAAACTCAACTTCGACCTCAGGCTTCACGACAACACATGTCCTAAGTTCACTAAGTTCGTAGACAGGTCGTTGCTGCTACACAAGGCTCCCACTTTAGAGTCTCTCCGTGTCAAGATTGGTTCCATCTGTCACAACGCAGACGTAGATGTAAGCGTGTGGGTTAGAATCGCCGTGGACCGCGGCGTGCGCGAGCTTGACATCAGTTACTGCCCTGCTGAGGAGCCTATAAGATTGCCTAAGTGCTTGTTCCCTTGCGCGACGCTTGTGGTGCTGAAACTAGAGAACATGAGCCTTGTTGATGCCTCTTCTTACGTCTGCTTTAAGTCGCTCAAGACTTTGCATCTTCTTGATGTGAAGTACTTTGATGAGCAGTCGCTTCCTCATCTTTTGTCCTCTTGCTATGTTCTAGAAGATTTGGTTGTGCAGAGATGTCCTGGAGACAATGTTAAGATTGTTTCTGTTAACGCCGCGTGCTTGAAGACTCTCACTTTGCATAAGTCTTCGCAAGCGTTTGAAGGGGATGACGATGGGTTCTTGATCGCTGCGCCGAAGCTGAAGCGGCTGGACATTGAGGATTACTGGGGTGGGTTTTGTTATATTGAGAACATGCCTGAGGTTGTTGAGGCGAATGTTGATGTTATTTATAAAACCACTGAGAGGATTCTTGGGTCTCTCACCTCGGTTAAGCGTCTTGCGTTGTGTCTAATGACTTCAGAT GCTGCTTATCCCACTGGTACAGTCTTCTCTCAGCTTATTCATCTGGAGCTATGCACATGTGCGCCGCGGTGGTGGGATTTACTCACACGAGTGATTGAAGATTCACCTAAACTACGAGTTCTTAAACTCCGCCAG AAACATATTCGGCGAACCTCTAGTCCCGGGGCTAGCTGGAAGCAGCCTGTGTCACTTCCCAAGGGGTTGTCTCTCGAGACGTTCAAGTGGGAGCTATACGAAGGAACGCAAAAGCAGAAGGAAGTGGCGAAATTCATCTTAAAACACGGTGTTCGGTTGAAGAAAGTGATTGTCTCTCCCAAGCCAAGCAGTAGTCTGCTGGAGAAACATGAGATGCTCAAGGAGTTGTCATCTGCTCCGCGCGGTTCCAGTACATGCAAGCTCTTGTTCGACTGA